The genomic stretch CATAATATCAATCTGGTAACCCCCAGCCATTACGTACCATCCATAGTAAAATCCATAAGACTTGCCAGGGAAAAGGGATTGGATATTCCAATTGTATACAATAGCAGCGGTTATGAAAGTGTGGATACTGTTAAATTGCTGGAAGGAAATGTGGATATTTTCCTTCCGGATTTGAAATATTGTGGACAAAATTTTTCAAAACGTTATTCCTTTAGCAACGATTACTTTGAAGCAGCGTCAAAAGCCATCGCTGAGATGGTGCGGCAGGCCGGAGAAGCACAATTTTCGGAGGATATCATGACAAAAGGTGTCATTGTGAGACATCTGTTATTACCAGGAGGCCTTAAGGACTCTAAGAAGGTGATAAAATATCTGTATGAGACCTATGGAGATACAATTTATCTCAGTATTATGAATCAGTATACCCCCTTAGAACAAGTGAAATCATACCCGGAACTTGACCGAAAGGTAACACAGAAGGAATACGACGAATTAATAGATTACGCACTGGAAATTGGAGTAGAGAACGGATTTATACAAGAAGGAGATACCGCTCTGGAAAGCTTCATTCCGGAATTTGATTCTCAGGGTATTTGAACTTATTGACGATAGAAATAACCTTAATGGAAGGAAAGAAAATGAAACCGTATAACAATAGTAATGAGAAGAATGTAAAGTCTGAGAAGAAGCGGTCCGGGCAGAAGAATAGTCAGCGTAAAAATAATGAAGCAAGAAAAAACGCAGAAACAGAGTACAGGGCAGAGTATAAAAGTGATAATAGCACTCAGAAAAATATTTCCAAGCGAGATGGCTTACAAGGAGCCGGTGGAAATAGAAAAGGGACTGGATACGCAGAGAATAAAGATGCAGCCATAAGAAGTAAAGGTACTTCCTATTCGGAGTATAAAGGTACAGCGGCTAGAGGTAAAGAAAATAGATATACAGAGAATAAGAGCAATGAAGCCAGAGGAAATGAAAAAAGGTATTCAGCAAATAAATTCAATGAAAATAAAAGTTCGGGAAATAGAAGCTCAGAAAATAGAAAATCAGGAAATAGAAGTGCAGAAGATAGAAATTGGGAAAATAGAAACTCAGAGTATAGAAGTGCGGAAAATAGAAACTCAGAAAATAGAAGCTCAGAAAATAGAAAATCAGGAAATAGAAGTGCAGAAGATAGAAATTGGGAAAATAGAAACTCAGAAAATAGAAACTCAGAGTATAGAGATTCAAGCAATAAAGGTACACGAGGAATAGGAAAAGGTACCAAATACGCAGAGAGCAGAAGTAATTTACAGGTAAATAAGAAAGAGTTTGGAAACAAGAAGCAAAAACTGACGGGCAAGGATACAAGCTGGGACAGGAACGGAAAAGCAAGTGGCAGATCCTATGAAGAGAAAAATTCCAGGAAATCACCAGATGGAACATGTCCTCATAGAAGAGATTGCGGTAGCTGTAGAATTCAGGAAAAAAGTTACAAGGAGCATTTGAAAGACAAACAGGGGTATGTAAGTGAACTGCTCAAGAGTTATTGTCCGGTTGAACCTATTATCGGCATGGAAGATCCCAGGCATTACAGAAACAAGGTACATGTAGTCTTTGACCATGACCGCAGAGGAAATGCAATTTCCGGTGTTTACGAAGAAGGAACCCACCGTGTTATTGCCATAGAAAGTTGTCTTATCCATAATGAAAAGGCAGATGAAGTCATTGCATCCATCAGAGGCTTATTAAAATCCTTTAAGATAAAGACTTATGATGAGGACACCGGATATGGCCTGTTACGACATGTCCTGATACGAACAGGGTATCACAGCAAAGAAATCATGGTGGTGCTTGTAATCGGCTCACCAATCTTCCCGTCTAAGAACAACTTTGTAAAAGCCTTAAGAAAACTTCATCCTGAAATATCGACTATCGTTGTAAATGTAAATGACAAGAATACCAGTATGGTACTGGGAGAAAAAGAGCAGGCTATTTATGGAAAAGGATTTATAGAGGATTCCCTCTGTGATAAAGTGTTCCGTATTTCTCCGAAATCCTTCTATCAGGTAAACCCTCAGCAAACAGAGATACTTTACCGTAAAGCAATTGAAATGGCAGGGCTGACCGGTAAGGAAACGGTATTGGATGCCTATTGCGGAACTGGAACAATCGGACTCATTGCATCGGATAAAGCGGATAAAGTTATCGGTGTGGAGTTGAATAAGGATGCAGTAGCAGATGCTAAGGTGAATGCTAAAAGAAATCAGGTTTCAAATATTCAATTCTATCAAAAAGATGCCAGTGAGTTTATCTCCCAGTTGGCAGCTCAGGAAGAGAAGATAGATGTAGTGTTCATGGATCCTCCCAGAGCTGGAAGTGATGAGAGCTTCCTGGATTCACTAACAGTATTAAAGCCA from Anaerocolumna sp. AGMB13020 encodes the following:
- a CDS encoding radical SAM protein is translated as MDNSNNDTKLYTVSAISEEAYYEDCILCPRNCHVNRRKGTLGFCRAGASITAARAALHYWEEPCISGANGSGTVFFTGCSLGCVYCQNYNISRNQTGKEITTERLAEIFLELQGQKAHNINLVTPSHYVPSIVKSIRLAREKGLDIPIVYNSSGYESVDTVKLLEGNVDIFLPDLKYCGQNFSKRYSFSNDYFEAASKAIAEMVRQAGEAQFSEDIMTKGVIVRHLLLPGGLKDSKKVIKYLYETYGDTIYLSIMNQYTPLEQVKSYPELDRKVTQKEYDELIDYALEIGVENGFIQEGDTALESFIPEFDSQGI
- the rlmD gene encoding 23S rRNA (uracil(1939)-C(5))-methyltransferase RlmD: MKPYNNSNEKNVKSEKKRSGQKNSQRKNNEARKNAETEYRAEYKSDNSTQKNISKRDGLQGAGGNRKGTGYAENKDAAIRSKGTSYSEYKGTAARGKENRYTENKSNEARGNEKRYSANKFNENKSSGNRSSENRKSGNRSAEDRNWENRNSEYRSAENRNSENRSSENRKSGNRSAEDRNWENRNSENRNSEYRDSSNKGTRGIGKGTKYAESRSNLQVNKKEFGNKKQKLTGKDTSWDRNGKASGRSYEEKNSRKSPDGTCPHRRDCGSCRIQEKSYKEHLKDKQGYVSELLKSYCPVEPIIGMEDPRHYRNKVHVVFDHDRRGNAISGVYEEGTHRVIAIESCLIHNEKADEVIASIRGLLKSFKIKTYDEDTGYGLLRHVLIRTGYHSKEIMVVLVIGSPIFPSKNNFVKALRKLHPEISTIVVNVNDKNTSMVLGEKEQAIYGKGFIEDSLCDKVFRISPKSFYQVNPQQTEILYRKAIEMAGLTGKETVLDAYCGTGTIGLIASDKADKVIGVELNKDAVADAKVNAKRNQVSNIQFYQKDASEFISQLAAQEEKIDVVFMDPPRAGSDESFLDSLTVLKPERVVYISCNPVTLERDVAYLTKKGYKAKKLVPVDMFPWTNHTETVCLLNRTK